The following are encoded together in the Desulfoplanes formicivorans genome:
- the mgtE gene encoding magnesium transporter, with translation MTDYHSENEPETMQDDFFDQLHPADAADHLENLPLEEQVVMVRGLPLEDAAESIAEMDSHDRIPLMTQLPPKLAADILTLMSPDDAADTVAELEPDIRKAIFRELDQEDAAEIKSLLMYDPDSAGGVMNTEILVLDENLTADQAITVIRSQVEDSEIPYYAYMVDQYRHLKGVLSLRDIMISPGGKKLKELLVEQNLIAVPFDTDKEEVAKLIARYNFLALPVVDHGQRILGTVTVDDVIDIIQEEASEDMQQMVGAGGDETIDSPWGYSLKMRMPWLFVNLLNSAVSAWVVHLFEGSIEQMAILAVLMPIVANQAGNTGQQSLAVMIRQLAMERFDRKKVWIAVAREAKIGLVNGLIIGLATFFGIILVFQRPGLAAVMALALLFDMLLGAIAGASIPLILKELGRDPAQASSIFLTTLTDSMGFFVFLGMAGVFLL, from the coding sequence ATGACCGATTATCATTCCGAGAACGAGCCGGAAACCATGCAGGATGATTTTTTTGACCAGCTGCATCCAGCCGATGCAGCCGATCATTTGGAAAACCTGCCCCTTGAGGAACAGGTGGTCATGGTCCGCGGGCTTCCCCTGGAAGATGCGGCCGAATCCATCGCCGAAATGGATTCCCATGACCGCATTCCCCTGATGACCCAGCTTCCCCCCAAGTTGGCAGCGGATATCCTGACCCTCATGTCGCCGGACGATGCCGCTGACACCGTGGCCGAACTTGAGCCTGACATCCGCAAGGCCATTTTCCGGGAGCTTGATCAGGAAGACGCTGCCGAGATCAAATCTCTGCTCATGTATGACCCCGATTCTGCCGGCGGGGTCATGAACACGGAGATTCTGGTTCTTGACGAGAATCTCACCGCAGACCAGGCCATTACCGTGATCCGAAGTCAGGTGGAGGATTCGGAAATCCCCTATTACGCCTACATGGTTGACCAGTACCGCCATCTCAAGGGGGTTCTTTCCCTGCGGGATATCATGATCAGTCCGGGGGGCAAGAAACTCAAGGAATTGCTGGTGGAACAAAACCTCATTGCCGTACCGTTTGATACGGACAAGGAGGAAGTGGCCAAGCTCATTGCCCGGTACAATTTTCTGGCCCTGCCGGTTGTGGATCATGGTCAGCGCATTTTGGGCACTGTTACGGTCGACGATGTCATTGACATCATCCAGGAAGAGGCCAGTGAGGACATGCAGCAGATGGTTGGTGCCGGTGGGGATGAAACCATTGATTCCCCCTGGGGCTATTCCCTGAAGATGCGCATGCCCTGGCTGTTCGTGAATCTGCTCAATTCGGCTGTTTCCGCATGGGTGGTTCACCTTTTTGAGGGTTCCATCGAACAGATGGCCATCCTGGCGGTACTCATGCCCATTGTAGCCAATCAGGCCGGCAATACCGGACAGCAGTCCCTGGCGGTCATGATCCGCCAGCTGGCCATGGAGCGGTTCGACCGCAAAAAGGTGTGGATCGCCGTTGCCCGGGAGGCCAAGATAGGGCTGGTCAACGGATTGATCATCGGTTTGGCCACTTTTTTCGGTATCATTCTGGTTTTTCAGCGCCCGGGTCTTGCTGCGGTCATGGCGCTGGCCCTGCTTTTCGACATGCTGCTCGGGGCCATTGCCGGGGCCTCCATCCCCCTTATTCTCAAGGAACTGGGACGTGATCCGGCTCAGGCCTCAAGCATTTTTCTGACCACCCTTACCGACAGCATGGGGTTTTTTGTCTTTTTGGGCATGGCCGGCGTTTTTTTGCTCTGA
- a CDS encoding insulinase family protein: MVHGFVLKEKRTVKEIAAVASIYEHEKTGARVLSIVNDDENKVFGITFRTPPKDSTGVAHILEHSVLCGSRKYPVKEPFVELLKGSLQTFLNAMTFPDKTCYPVASQNVQDFYNLIDVYLDAVLYPRITPEIFQQEGWHYELEHPDDPLGYKGVVFNEMKGVYSSPDSLLGEYSQHAVFPDTLYALESGGHPEHIPELTYEAFRDFHATYYHPSNAWIYFYGNDDPDKRLEILGTYLDDFSAKKVTSSIPLQPIKKLGDIRRHAFAAGEGQDKGMTTLNWLLCETTHARENLSLRILEYILVGMPGSPLRKALIDSGLGEDLAGFGLEDELRQMVFSTGLKGIDPRDASRVRELVMNTLRDIRDQGIGEDLIEAGINTIEFALRENNTGSYPRGLLVMLRSLSTWLYDGDPLELVGFESVLTSIKESLAKGEKLFENLITSYFLDNPHLVQVVLEPDRELGAILEARESKRLADVKKDMTPEDLQDVIAGTAKLKELQARPDAPEDLATIPVLTKSELEPGIKTIPLVEESMYSTRVLFHDLETSGIVYTDLVLDLHHMVQKYLPYIPLFGRALFEMGTDTEDYVQFGKRIRRKTGGIGAAPFTASVLGERDGFCKLILRGKAMAGNVKDLMDIARDALLRVKLDDKERFRQIVTEEKAGLERSLVPSGHAFATLRVCSRFNEADWAREQMGGISYLFFLRFLLDKIDTDWETVLGSLREIQFALVDAASMVVNVTTSASIWKDVKGHVETFLQKMPERGLSRNTWLPVCSQANEGLIMPAMVNYVAKGTDLYAGGYEYHGSVNVITKYLRTSWLWEQVRVLGGAYGGFCGFDRQSGLMTFGSYRDPNILSTLEAFDKCADFLATADLDQAEIDKGVIGAIGGMDQYQLPDAQGFSSMIRFLTKVTDEERQTIRDQILATDKSHFRAFGEVLAKCVQRGFVSVLGSAEGIEGAREKAGLEEVFEVL; the protein is encoded by the coding sequence GTGGTCCATGGATTTGTTCTCAAGGAAAAACGTACTGTCAAGGAAATAGCTGCTGTTGCCAGCATATACGAGCATGAAAAAACCGGTGCCCGGGTGCTTTCCATTGTCAACGACGATGAAAACAAGGTTTTCGGCATAACCTTCAGGACACCTCCCAAGGACTCCACCGGGGTTGCCCATATTCTGGAACACTCGGTTCTGTGCGGATCGCGCAAGTATCCGGTCAAGGAGCCCTTTGTGGAACTTCTCAAGGGATCTTTGCAGACCTTTTTGAATGCCATGACCTTTCCGGACAAAACATGCTATCCCGTGGCCAGCCAAAACGTCCAGGATTTCTATAATCTCATAGACGTGTATCTGGATGCGGTCTTGTATCCGCGGATAACTCCTGAAATTTTCCAGCAGGAAGGGTGGCATTACGAGCTTGAGCATCCCGACGATCCTCTGGGGTACAAGGGTGTGGTCTTCAACGAGATGAAGGGGGTCTATTCCTCGCCGGACAGCCTGCTTGGCGAGTACTCGCAACATGCGGTATTTCCCGACACCCTGTACGCCCTGGAATCCGGAGGCCATCCCGAGCACATTCCCGAGCTGACCTATGAGGCTTTCAGGGATTTTCATGCCACCTACTACCATCCGTCCAATGCGTGGATCTATTTTTACGGCAATGACGATCCCGATAAACGTCTTGAGATTCTCGGGACGTATCTGGACGATTTCTCCGCCAAAAAGGTAACCTCGTCCATACCCCTGCAGCCGATCAAAAAACTGGGGGATATCCGTCGTCATGCCTTTGCCGCAGGTGAAGGCCAGGACAAGGGCATGACCACCCTGAACTGGCTGTTGTGCGAGACCACCCATGCCCGGGAAAATCTTTCCCTGCGTATCCTGGAATATATTCTGGTGGGCATGCCCGGGTCTCCCCTGCGCAAGGCCCTGATCGACTCAGGACTGGGAGAAGACCTGGCCGGGTTCGGGCTGGAGGACGAGCTTCGGCAGATGGTCTTTTCCACCGGTCTCAAGGGGATCGACCCCAGGGATGCCTCCCGGGTCAGGGAGCTCGTCATGAACACCCTCAGGGATATTCGTGACCAGGGAATAGGGGAAGACCTGATCGAGGCAGGGATCAACACCATTGAATTTGCCCTGCGCGAAAACAATACAGGGTCATACCCCAGAGGGCTGCTGGTCATGCTCCGCAGCTTGTCCACCTGGCTGTACGATGGCGATCCCCTGGAACTGGTCGGTTTCGAGTCGGTTCTGACTTCCATCAAGGAATCCCTCGCCAAGGGAGAGAAACTTTTCGAGAATCTCATTACCTCTTATTTTCTGGACAACCCCCATCTTGTGCAGGTGGTTCTCGAACCGGACAGGGAACTCGGCGCGATTCTCGAGGCCAGGGAAAGCAAGCGGCTGGCCGATGTGAAAAAGGATATGACGCCCGAGGATCTGCAAGACGTCATTGCCGGCACGGCAAAGCTCAAGGAGCTTCAGGCCCGGCCTGATGCGCCCGAAGACCTGGCGACCATTCCCGTTTTAACCAAAAGCGAGCTTGAGCCCGGCATCAAGACCATTCCCCTTGTCGAGGAGTCCATGTATTCGACCCGGGTCCTGTTCCATGATCTGGAAACCAGCGGGATTGTCTATACGGACCTGGTCCTGGACCTGCACCACATGGTGCAGAAATATCTTCCCTACATTCCCCTGTTCGGCCGGGCTCTGTTTGAAATGGGTACAGATACCGAAGATTACGTGCAGTTTGGCAAACGGATCAGGCGCAAGACCGGGGGTATCGGGGCGGCTCCTTTCACGGCATCGGTTCTGGGTGAGCGAGACGGGTTCTGCAAGTTGATACTGCGCGGCAAGGCCATGGCAGGCAATGTCAAGGACCTCATGGATATTGCCCGGGATGCCCTGTTGCGGGTCAAGCTGGACGACAAGGAACGGTTTCGGCAGATCGTCACCGAAGAAAAGGCCGGGCTGGAACGGTCTCTGGTTCCCTCAGGACACGCGTTTGCAACCCTGCGTGTCTGTTCCCGGTTCAACGAGGCGGACTGGGCACGGGAACAGATGGGGGGGATCAGCTATCTCTTCTTCCTCCGGTTCCTCCTGGACAAGATTGATACCGACTGGGAAACGGTGCTTGGCAGTCTGCGGGAAATCCAATTCGCCCTGGTGGATGCTGCCTCCATGGTTGTGAACGTGACGACCTCGGCTTCCATCTGGAAGGATGTCAAAGGGCACGTGGAAACGTTTCTGCAGAAAATGCCCGAGCGGGGGCTGAGCAGAAATACCTGGCTGCCGGTCTGCTCCCAGGCCAACGAGGGACTGATCATGCCGGCCATGGTCAACTACGTGGCAAAGGGGACGGATTTGTACGCCGGAGGATACGAATATCATGGTTCGGTGAACGTGATCACCAAGTACCTGCGTACCTCATGGCTCTGGGAACAGGTGCGCGTGCTTGGCGGTGCCTATGGCGGATTTTGCGGATTTGATCGTCAGTCCGGGTTGATGACCTTTGGTTCCTACAGGGATCCGAATATCCTTTCCACCCTGGAGGCCTTTGACAAATGCGCTGATTTTCTGGCCACGGCGGATCTGGATCAGGCCGAGATCGACAAGGGAGTCATCGGAGCCATTGGCGGGATGGATCAGTATCAGCTGCCCGATGCCCAGGGGTTTTCGTCCATGATTCGTTTTCTGACCAAGGTGACGGATGAGGAACGCCAGACCATTCGGGATCAGATCCTGGCTACGGACAAGAGCCATTTTCGGGCCTTTGGTGAAGTGCTTGCCAAATGTGTTCAAAGGGGATTTGTTTCCGTCCTCGGTTCGGCTGAAGGCATCGAAGGTGCCCGGGAAAAGGCCGGGCTGGAGGAGGTGTTCGAGGTACTCTGA
- a CDS encoding Mrp/NBP35 family ATP-binding protein, with translation MAEQGTCPSAGKGGGSANASKMIQDQMISSTLSKIRHKLFIMSGKGGVGKSSLATNLAAALSSRGFRVGLLDVDIHGPSVPHLLGIKGLLDIDRGSILKPKQYNENLSVISMESLLKDPDQAVLWRGPMKTNAIRQFIADVEWGELDFLVIDSPPGTGDEPMTVLKTVPEALSVVVTTPQEISLADVRKAINFLQYAQANILGVVENMSGLICPYCQKQIDLFKKGGGKELADRYGLDFLGAIPLDPATVVAGDLGKPVVFLDEDVPAKKAFLALADTISSRAAECFESVSSVHK, from the coding sequence ATGGCCGAGCAAGGTACATGTCCCAGTGCGGGCAAGGGAGGCGGGAGCGCCAACGCTTCCAAGATGATCCAGGATCAGATGATCTCCTCGACCCTTTCCAAGATTCGTCACAAACTGTTCATCATGAGCGGCAAGGGTGGGGTCGGCAAGAGTTCCCTGGCGACCAACCTGGCCGCAGCCCTGTCTTCCCGTGGATTTCGTGTCGGGCTTCTGGACGTGGACATCCATGGCCCGAGTGTGCCCCACCTCTTGGGGATCAAGGGGCTTTTGGACATTGACCGGGGGAGCATCCTCAAGCCCAAGCAGTATAATGAGAATCTTTCGGTCATATCCATGGAATCGCTGCTCAAGGACCCGGACCAGGCCGTGCTCTGGCGGGGACCCATGAAAACCAACGCCATCCGGCAGTTCATTGCCGACGTGGAGTGGGGAGAGCTTGATTTTCTGGTTATTGATTCGCCTCCGGGAACAGGTGACGAGCCCATGACTGTTTTGAAGACCGTTCCCGAGGCCTTGAGTGTGGTCGTGACCACTCCCCAGGAGATATCCTTGGCCGATGTACGCAAGGCGATCAATTTCCTGCAATATGCCCAGGCCAACATCCTTGGAGTGGTGGAGAACATGAGCGGCCTGATTTGTCCGTACTGCCAAAAACAGATCGACCTGTTCAAAAAAGGCGGCGGCAAGGAGCTGGCTGACAGGTACGGCCTCGATTTCCTGGGAGCCATTCCTCTTGATCCGGCAACCGTGGTGGCCGGTGATCTGGGCAAGCCCGTGGTCTTCCTTGATGAGGATGTGCCTGCCAAGAAGGCCTTTCTCGCCCTTGCCGATACCATCAGTTCCCGTGCTGCTGAGTGTTTTGAATCGGTGTCGTCCGTCCACAAGTGA
- a CDS encoding CBS domain-containing protein, giving the protein MLKVKDVMSTEIITLKPEDTLKTARGIMHLARIRHVPIVDHEKRFCGLITHRDILLATVSKLAGIDRETQQEIDAGIPIKEVMRKDAQWISEETDITRAAEILLKNKYGCLPVVRKEHLVGIITEADFIMLAIQLLNTREPDQQTASA; this is encoded by the coding sequence ATGCTCAAGGTCAAGGACGTCATGTCCACGGAAATCATCACCCTCAAGCCGGAAGATACCCTCAAGACGGCCCGGGGCATCATGCACCTGGCACGCATTCGACACGTGCCCATCGTGGATCACGAAAAACGATTCTGCGGACTGATCACCCACCGGGATATACTTTTGGCAACCGTTTCCAAGCTGGCAGGAATCGACCGGGAAACCCAGCAGGAAATCGACGCAGGCATTCCCATCAAGGAAGTAATGCGCAAGGACGCCCAATGGATCTCCGAGGAAACGGACATCACCCGGGCAGCCGAGATCCTGCTCAAGAACAAGTACGGCTGCCTGCCGGTTGTCAGAAAGGAACATCTCGTGGGCATTATCACTGAAGCGGATTTCATCATGCTGGCCATTCAGCTCCTGAACACCCGGGAACCTGACCAGCAGACCGCCAGCGCATGA
- the galE gene encoding UDP-glucose 4-epimerase GalE, with the protein MPKILVTGGAGYIGSHTTLALCSRGYEVVVYDNLSTGRAEAVLPPARLEVGDLAETHKLSALMAREQFDGILHFAGSIVVPESMTNPVKYYTNNTNNTTNLIGLAVKHKIPSFIFSSTAAVYGMPEIVPVTETSPLDPINPYGRSKLMSEWVIQDTHAAHPDFSYVILRYFNVAGADPGGRIGQSTPKATHLIKVASQTALGRRDHLKIFGTDYPTKDGTCIRDYIHVTDLANAHVLALNHLQAGRPSGIFNCGYGQGYTVREIVNAVKKVSKVDFATQDVDRRPGDPATLIADPAKLMQTMQWQPEHDDIEEIALSAYLWESKL; encoded by the coding sequence ATGCCCAAGATCCTTGTCACCGGTGGTGCCGGCTATATCGGTTCCCACACCACCCTGGCCCTGTGTTCCAGGGGATACGAAGTTGTGGTTTACGACAATCTTTCCACGGGCCGCGCCGAAGCGGTGCTTCCCCCGGCGCGCCTTGAAGTGGGCGACCTGGCCGAAACCCACAAGCTCTCTGCCCTCATGGCCCGGGAACAGTTTGACGGGATTCTCCATTTTGCCGGATCCATCGTGGTTCCCGAATCCATGACCAATCCCGTCAAGTACTACACCAACAATACCAATAACACCACTAACCTCATCGGTCTGGCGGTCAAGCACAAGATCCCCTCGTTCATCTTCTCTTCCACGGCAGCGGTTTACGGGATGCCCGAAATCGTTCCGGTGACGGAAACATCACCTCTGGACCCCATCAATCCCTATGGCCGGAGCAAACTCATGAGCGAATGGGTCATCCAGGACACCCATGCGGCGCATCCTGATTTTTCCTATGTCATCCTGCGCTATTTCAATGTGGCCGGCGCTGATCCGGGAGGACGCATCGGTCAGAGTACCCCCAAGGCGACCCATCTGATCAAGGTGGCCTCGCAAACCGCCCTGGGTCGCCGCGACCATCTGAAAATCTTTGGCACCGACTATCCCACCAAAGACGGCACCTGCATCAGGGATTACATCCATGTGACCGACTTGGCCAATGCCCATGTGCTGGCCCTGAACCATCTCCAAGCGGGCAGGCCGTCGGGCATCTTCAATTGCGGCTACGGGCAGGGCTACACGGTCAGGGAAATCGTGAACGCGGTGAAAAAGGTCAGCAAGGTGGATTTCGCCACCCAGGACGTGGACCGCAGACCCGGCGACCCGGCAACCCTCATCGCCGATCCGGCCAAGTTGATGCAGACCATGCAGTGGCAGCCCGAGCACGACGATATTGAGGAAATCGCCTTGTCCGCCTATCTGTGGGAAAGCAAGCTGTAA
- a CDS encoding YqaA family protein yields MMHKMLDRLWEVAARKGAERVLMAVSFTEAIFFPVPPDLLLLPMGLAARDKVFRLAWICLLFSLAGGVIGYGIGYYFMEAVGNPIIRFYGLEEQYTRIQVWYDTYSAWAVSIAGLTPIPYKLCTLTAGAFHINWPVFILASAISRGIRFFVIAVLIRSFGEAARTFLEKRFNLVVTVTLILVILGFVVLKYV; encoded by the coding sequence ATGATGCACAAGATGCTCGACCGGCTTTGGGAGGTAGCTGCCCGAAAGGGTGCCGAACGTGTGCTTATGGCTGTTTCCTTTACCGAGGCCATCTTTTTCCCGGTTCCTCCGGATCTTCTGCTGCTTCCCATGGGCCTTGCCGCCCGGGACAAGGTGTTTCGGCTGGCCTGGATCTGTCTGCTTTTTTCTCTGGCCGGAGGGGTGATCGGATACGGCATCGGGTATTATTTCATGGAAGCCGTGGGCAATCCCATTATCCGCTTTTACGGGCTCGAGGAACAATACACCCGGATTCAGGTATGGTATGACACCTACAGCGCCTGGGCCGTGAGCATTGCCGGGCTTACCCCCATTCCTTACAAACTCTGTACCCTCACCGCCGGAGCCTTTCACATCAATTGGCCCGTTTTTATCCTTGCCTCGGCCATCAGCCGGGGAATACGTTTTTTTGTCATTGCCGTTCTTATCCGTTCTTTTGGGGAAGCCGCCCGGACCTTTCTGGAAAAGCGGTTCAATCTGGTGGTGACAGTGACCTTGATCCTCGTTATTTTGGGATTTGTGGTTTTGAAATATGTCTGA
- a CDS encoding protein-L-isoaspartate(D-aspartate) O-methyltransferase — translation MRKMVAGTDYRRNRERMIRDQLVARGITDEHVLRAMWEVPRHLFVEEALQAQSYEDHAVPIGHGQTISHPYTVARMTSLLHVEPGMKILEIGTGSGYQAAILERLGAMVYTVERIKPLFVAARKRLLFMHCYNIHCKLDDGTTGWPELAPFDRIIVTAGGPEIPLPLVRQLADPGCMVLPVGEEKRKQRMVRVCKADGRVTSKDCGSAAFVDLVGTHGW, via the coding sequence ATGCGCAAGATGGTCGCTGGGACCGACTACAGGAGAAACCGGGAACGGATGATCAGGGACCAGCTTGTGGCCCGGGGCATCACGGATGAGCATGTTCTGCGGGCCATGTGGGAGGTCCCGAGACATCTTTTTGTGGAAGAGGCCTTGCAGGCTCAGTCTTACGAGGACCATGCCGTGCCCATCGGCCACGGCCAGACCATATCCCATCCGTATACCGTAGCCAGGATGACCAGTCTGCTGCACGTAGAGCCCGGCATGAAGATCTTGGAAATCGGCACCGGGTCGGGCTATCAGGCTGCGATTCTGGAGCGCCTGGGTGCCATGGTGTACACGGTGGAGAGGATCAAGCCCCTTTTTGTGGCCGCGCGCAAGCGTCTTTTGTTCATGCATTGCTATAACATTCATTGCAAGCTGGACGACGGAACAACCGGCTGGCCCGAACTGGCTCCTTTTGATCGGATTATCGTTACGGCAGGCGGTCCGGAGATCCCCCTGCCCCTGGTAAGGCAATTGGCTGATCCCGGGTGCATGGTTCTGCCGGTGGGGGAGGAAAAACGCAAACAGCGCATGGTACGGGTTTGCAAGGCAGACGGGCGGGTGACCAGCAAGGATTGTGGCTCAGCCGCTTTTGTGGATCTGGTGGGAACCCATGGCTGGTAA